The Brevibacillus brevis genome contains a region encoding:
- the secA gene encoding preprotein translocase subunit SecA, which yields MLGLVKKIFGDSNEREVKKMFKRVESINALEPTIKALSDDQLREKTAEFKARLANGEELDKILNEAFAVVREASIRVLGMRHFDVQMIGGMVLQEGRISEMKTGEGKTLVATLATYLNALMGKGVHVVTVNEYLAERDSTIMGRLYNFLGLTVGLNKNGLSPEEKREAYACDITYGTNNEFGFDYLRDNMVLYKEQMVQRPLFFAIIDEVDSILIDEARTPLIISGSANKSTELYYICSHFVKRLEEEKDFTIDEKLKIVNLTDEGVSKVEQAFNIDNLYDTAHITLNHHITAALKAQVLFKRDVDYVVQEGEVVIVDEFTGRLMVGRRYSDGLHQAIEAKEGLRVQSESMTLATITLQNYFRMYEKLAGMTGTAKTEEEEFKKIYGLDVVVIPTNKPVQRIDSPDLVFKTEAAKYRAVVNDIVERHKKGQPILVGTISIENSERLSQMLKQKGVPHNVLNAKQHEREAEIVARAGVYGAVTIATNMAGRGTDIQLGEGVAELGGLHIIGTERHESRRIDNQLRGRAGRQGDPGSSQFFLSMQDELMRRFGADNIMNMMDRLGMEEDMPIESRLVTRAVESAQKRVEGSNFDARKGVLQYDDVMNQQRLVVYKQRKDILEQENLSDVALNMIYAVVERAVSLHCPKEEVPEDWDLQAMADAANNGFLHEETITAKMLKGMEAEEILELLKAEVDKQYKQREEEIGESIREFEKVVILRAVDSKWMDHIDAMDQLRQGIHLRAYAQNDPLREYQFEGYEMYQGMLAAVQEEVAMYIMKAEVSQNLECQDVIRGQGIDPDNLQTSGPSDRPDPETSGDADPKNRAQRRAQEQERKRQNKKQ from the coding sequence ATGTTAGGACTCGTTAAAAAGATATTTGGCGATAGCAATGAACGTGAAGTAAAGAAGATGTTTAAGCGTGTAGAAAGTATCAACGCGCTGGAACCAACGATTAAGGCACTCTCGGATGACCAATTGCGGGAGAAAACAGCTGAGTTTAAGGCTCGCTTGGCAAATGGAGAAGAACTGGACAAAATTTTGAATGAAGCGTTTGCCGTTGTACGTGAAGCATCGATCCGTGTACTGGGTATGCGTCACTTCGACGTCCAGATGATTGGTGGTATGGTTCTTCAGGAAGGCCGTATCTCCGAGATGAAGACGGGTGAAGGTAAAACGCTGGTTGCGACACTGGCGACATACCTGAACGCCTTGATGGGAAAAGGCGTCCACGTCGTTACCGTGAACGAATACTTGGCTGAGCGTGACTCGACTATCATGGGTAGGCTGTATAACTTCCTCGGACTGACAGTTGGTTTGAACAAGAATGGACTGAGCCCGGAAGAAAAACGCGAAGCATACGCGTGTGATATTACGTATGGTACGAACAATGAGTTTGGTTTCGATTACCTGCGTGACAATATGGTTCTGTACAAGGAACAAATGGTGCAACGTCCGCTCTTCTTCGCTATCATCGACGAGGTGGACAGCATTTTGATTGACGAAGCACGTACGCCGTTGATCATCTCCGGTTCTGCTAACAAATCGACAGAGCTGTACTACATCTGCTCGCATTTTGTGAAACGATTGGAAGAAGAAAAAGATTTCACCATCGATGAGAAGCTGAAAATCGTCAACCTCACAGATGAAGGTGTGAGCAAAGTCGAACAGGCATTCAACATTGACAACCTGTACGATACGGCACATATCACTTTGAACCACCACATTACGGCGGCATTGAAAGCACAAGTGCTGTTCAAGCGCGATGTCGATTATGTGGTGCAGGAAGGCGAAGTGGTGATCGTTGACGAGTTCACCGGACGTCTAATGGTTGGACGTCGTTACAGCGATGGCTTGCATCAAGCGATTGAAGCCAAAGAAGGTCTGCGTGTCCAAAGCGAGAGCATGACACTGGCGACCATTACTTTGCAAAACTACTTCCGTATGTACGAGAAGCTGGCGGGTATGACAGGTACAGCGAAGACGGAAGAAGAAGAGTTCAAAAAGATTTACGGTCTTGATGTTGTGGTGATTCCAACGAATAAGCCTGTACAGCGTATCGATTCACCTGACCTTGTTTTCAAAACAGAGGCAGCCAAATATCGTGCGGTTGTAAACGACATTGTCGAGCGCCACAAAAAGGGCCAACCGATCCTGGTAGGTACCATTTCCATCGAAAACTCGGAGCGTTTGTCTCAAATGCTGAAGCAAAAAGGCGTACCGCATAACGTATTGAACGCGAAGCAGCATGAACGCGAGGCGGAAATCGTTGCACGTGCAGGTGTGTACGGAGCGGTTACCATTGCGACAAACATGGCGGGTCGCGGTACGGACATTCAGCTTGGCGAAGGTGTTGCGGAGCTGGGCGGTCTTCATATTATCGGTACAGAACGCCACGAGAGCCGTCGGATTGACAATCAGCTGCGCGGTCGTGCCGGTCGTCAGGGGGACCCGGGTTCATCCCAGTTCTTCCTCTCGATGCAAGATGAGCTGATGCGTCGTTTCGGTGCGGACAATATCATGAATATGATGGATCGTTTGGGGATGGAAGAGGATATGCCGATCGAGAGCCGCCTGGTTACTCGTGCGGTAGAATCCGCGCAGAAGCGTGTAGAGGGATCGAACTTCGATGCACGTAAAGGCGTTCTCCAGTACGACGATGTGATGAATCAGCAGCGTCTGGTTGTCTACAAACAGCGTAAAGACATCCTGGAACAGGAAAATCTCAGCGATGTTGCTTTGAATATGATCTATGCAGTGGTGGAGCGTGCAGTGTCTCTGCATTGTCCAAAAGAAGAGGTACCAGAGGATTGGGATCTGCAAGCAATGGCCGATGCTGCCAATAATGGGTTCCTCCATGAAGAAACGATTACGGCTAAAATGCTGAAAGGCATGGAAGCAGAAGAAATTCTCGAGTTGTTGAAGGCAGAAGTCGATAAGCAGTACAAACAGCGTGAAGAAGAAATCGGCGAATCGATTCGCGAGTTTGAAAAAGTCGTCATTCTGCGTGCTGTCGACAGCAAGTGGATGGATCACATCGATGCGATGGATCAGTTGCGTCAAGGGATTCACCTGCGCGCCTACGCACAGAACGACCCGCTTCGTGAGTACCAGTTCGAAGGATACGAAATGTATCAAGGTATGCTGGCTGCTGTTCAGGAAGAAGTCGCTATGTATATCATGAAGGCTGAAGTCAGCCAAAACCTGGAGTGTCAGGATGTCATTCGCGGTCAAGGAATCGACCCGGACAACTTGCAAACTTCCGGACCATCTGATCGTCCAGATCCAGAGACCTCCGGTGATGCTGATCCAAAGAACCGTGCACAGCGTCGCGCTCAGGAGCAAGAACGCAAACGCCAAAATAAGAAACAATAG